Proteins encoded within one genomic window of Ostrinia nubilalis chromosome 5, ilOstNubi1.1, whole genome shotgun sequence:
- the LOC135071903 gene encoding superkiller complex protein 3 yields the protein MADIKTLLKEARKFIDEKKFSEAQECCKNILRKDKQNYFGLVLLGKSLEDSDQAPLAYQKAIASKADHPLAWQGLANYYERKEEQSFKLKLFPIYKEMLKLNLEEEKSLEIVTKLGQLGIALKNNESISILLHFMREHQNENLTTAAEQQICELLKANIMCKKQDIDEIIKILHHIYKKNPSESIEIFLAKVIMQKNDFVSAVKEVIELDFFSCNVSLREWLCQYLCKKYTEDRSFGNFQIDKHINDITMGIQNSKYPGLLNSIILFDRGMYLDAYKQCVPLVNYQQGDETEANLIINCTIALKKWTITQKLATNFLTKVKPGSKFSIDLKKFLFTSLMKQHKWKQAFSVSKEIPLEYLNVPELATIAECFIENNENAEPILEKLKTTEHYCQLQALSLLKQGKYKETITLLENASHNALHQFYLGKAYWELEQYDKCLMHLLKAAKLDSEHAETFFYLGHFYFKRDDLEKAKKCYEKAYNLNNNDSNIVKKLSELYTKLNLNDLDFELLSSAEKTIQTSESWLHFRLGLRYLNRRDWENAIINFRYVIKDNQNDVTAFECLADAYYSRGSFTSALRAYNKVMTMNPNKSVHCLTRIGYIYSLLTQYDDAIIAFKKVLTIDANSILALKGITETLINLAKKKVSANLYGSARDYAQCAIDYIMKAIAIQKQFLCFWKLLGDTLIFITKLPDTYKYVFIKDSFFDKNDEKLVKKEKDEIFLQAIICYSFIAKQNGLLASYDLASAYLAFYQDSKKVANCHIAFNLAISCVKEKPTQWRNWNLLGKICLFIKKYETAQHCFIKALIVTRKWSVAKIWCNLGTLYLKLNLYKIANYCFWRGQSTLPSYPQSWIGQALIAETIREEEAMDLFRHACRLGYHPESALGYADWVCRTLKNNRFEEDPEFRYAIEGLYATTYAIDLVEWFSNFEPNNACACNILGILQERNGLLKPALKSYEKALQYAEDDKKNIVLLNIARLLLRLENYEESIKIYKAITEASLNSTCGLALALFKKGLYEESYSVYDTALHWLSNDDDEKADLLVAMAGIMYMYQGPDDAKTILFHSIQISQKKPTAYSLFGICTIGLLHSEQSLTKLALSELQKYEKDSKFGYDIGFLKSYPLICEGNVEQAIKLLSDSLHDHPYNALLWFCMAEYCLQTTKAKIGSRCAQKALCSIQYNNNYDSAKILATASIAEHIAGNKSKALTLAKGGLHKYPHHSEIWAALLFSLLSHKNWLDRKDWMVGAAVHMRRHLDISRPLSRWVSLVEKKLSR from the coding sequence ATGGCTGATATTAAAACGCTTCTAAAAGAAGCAAGGAAATTTATTGACGAAAAAAAGTTTTCCGAGGCTCAAGAATGctgcaaaaatattttacgaaaaGACAAACAGAATTATTTCGGTCTAGTTCTACTAGGAAAATCATTGGAAGATTCCGATCAAGCTCCTTTGGCATATCAAAAAGCTATTGCAAGCAAGGCTGACCACCCTTTGGCCTGGCAGGGGTTAGCAAATTACTATGAGAGGAAAGAGGAACAGTCATTCAAGTTAAAACTATTCCCAATTTATAAGGAAATGTTAAAGCTAAATCTAGAAGAGGAGAAGTCACTTGAAATTGTAACAAAACTTGGCCAATTAGGTATTGCATTGAAAAATAATGAGTCTATAAGTATTCTTTTGCATTTTATGAGGGAACATCAGAACGAAAATTTGACTACTGCTGCAGAACAACAAATATGTGAACTTTTAAAAGCCAATATTATGTGTAAAAAACAAGATATtgatgaaataattaaaattttgcatcATATCTACAAGAAAAATCCAAGTGAATCTATTGAAATTTTCCTGGCCAAAGTAATAATGcaaaaaaatgattttgtatCAGCAGTGAAAGAAGTCATAGAATTGGATTTCTTTTCATGTAATGTTTCATTACGAGAATGGCTTTGTCAGTATCTATGTAAGAAGTACACAGAAGACAGATCTTTTGGTAATTTTCAGATTGATAAACATATAAATGACATAACTATGGGAATACAAAATTCCAAATATCCTGGATTATTGAATAGTATCATTTTGTTTGATAGAGGAATGTACTTGGATGCATATAAGCAGTGTGTGCCACTAGTAAACTATCAACAAGGTGATGAGACTGAAGCTAATTTAATAATCAATTGCACAATTGCATTAAAGAAGTGGACCATTACTCAAAAGCTTGCAACAAACTTCCTAACCAAGGTAAAACCTGGTTCAAAGTTTTCTATTGaccttaaaaagtttttattcacATCTCTCATGAAACAACATAAATGGAAGCAAGCTTTCAGTGTTAGCAAAGAAATTCCACTAGAGTATTTGAATGTTCCTGAATTAGCTACTATTGCTGAGTGTTTTatagaaaacaatgaaaatgctGAACCTAtacttgaaaaattaaaaactacagaACATTACTGTCAGCTTCAAGCTCTATCATTACTGAAACAAGGGAAATACAAAGAAACAATAACATTGCTAGAAAATGCAAGCCATAATGCTTTACATCAATTTTATTTAGGGAAAGCCTATTGGGAGCTGGAGCAGTATGATAAATGTCTTATGCATCTTCTGAAAGCTGCAAAACTTGATTCAGAACATGCAGAAACATTCTTTTATCTTggacatttttatttcaaaagagaTGATcttgaaaaagctaaaaaatgTTATGAAAAAGCTTACAATTTGAACAATAATGACAGCAACATTGTGAAGAAACTTAGTGAGCTGTATACAAAGTTGAATTTGAATGATTTGGACTTTGAATTACTCTCATCTGCTGAGAAAACTATTCAGACCAGTGAATCATGGTTACATTTTAGATTAGGTCTTCGTTACCTAAACAGAAGGGATTGGGAGAATGCTATAATCAATTTCAGATATGTTATTAAGGATAATCAAAATGATGTAACAGCTTTTGAATGCTTAGCAGATGCCTATTATTCCCGTGGATCCTTTACTTCAGCCTTGAGAGCATATAACAAGGTTATGACAATGAATCCAAATAAAAGTGTCCACTGCCTTACAAGAATTGGTTATATTTACTCATTATTGACTCAATATGATGATGCTATAATTGCATTCAAGAAAGTATTGACTATTGATGCAAATTCTATTCTTGCTCTGAAAGGAATAACTGAAACACTAATAAATTTAGCCAAAAAGAAGGTATCAGCCAATCTGTATGGCAGTGCAAGAGATTATGCACAATGTGCTATAGATTACATTATGAAAGCTATAGCCATACAAAAACAATTTCTATGTTTTTGGAAATTACTTGGAGATACTTTaatatttatcacaaaattaccagatacatataaatatgtttttatcAAGGACTCATTCTTTGATAAGAATGACGAGAAATtggtaaaaaaagaaaaggatgAAATTTTCCTTCAGGCTATTATTTGTTATTCCTTTATCGCAAAACAAAATGGTCTATTGGCTTCTTATGACTTGGCATCAGCTTATCTGGCATTTTATCAAGATAGCAAAAAAGTGGCAAATTGTCACATTGCATTCAATCTGGCTATATCTTGTGTGAAAGAAAAACCAACTCAATGGCGTAATTGGAATTTACTTGGCAAAATATgccttttcattaaaaaatatgaaactgcACAACATTGTTTTATCAAGGCTTTGATTGTAACAAGGAAATGGTCTGTGGCTAAAATATGGTGTAATCTAGGCACTTTATATCTGAAATTGAATCTTTACAAGATAGCCAACTATTGCTTCTGGCGTGGACAATCAACTCTCCCATCTTACCCACAAAGTTGGATTGGACAGGCCTTAATTGCTGAAACTATTCGTGAAGAGGAAGCCATGGACCTGTTCAGACATGCATGCAGGCTTGGATATCACCCAGAAAGTGCTCTAGGATATGCAGACTGGGTGTGTCGAACACTGAAGAATAATAGATTTGAAGAAGACCCAGAATTCAGATATGCCATAGAAGGCCTTTATGCTACAACCTATGCAATAGATCTAGTTGAATGGTTCAGTAACTTCGAACCTAACAATGCTTGTGCTTGTAATATTCTTGGAATTCTGCAAGAAAGAAATGGATTGCTAAAACCTGCACTGAAATCTTATGAAAAGGCATTGCAATATGCAGAAGATGACAAAAAGAATATTGTTCTTTTAAATATTGCTAGACTTTTATTGAGACTTGAAAATTATGAAGAATCTATAAAAATCTACAAAGCTATAACTGAAGCCAGTTTAAATTCGACCTGTGGTCTTGCACTTGCACTTTTCAAGAAAGGTTTATATGAAGAATCTTACTCAGTTTATGATACTGCCCTCCATTGGCtgagtaatgatgatgatgaaaaagctGATCTTCTAGTTGCCATGGCTGGGATTATGTATATGTATCAAGGTCCAGATGATGCTAAAACAATATTGTTTCATAGTATTCAAATATCTCAAAAAAAGCCTACAGCATACAGTTTATTTGGAATTTGTACAATTGGATTGTTACACTCAGAACAGAGTTTAACTAAACTTGCATTGAGTGAATTGCAAAAATATGAAAAGGATAGTAAGTTTGGATATGACATTGGATTTTTGAAATCGTATCCTCTGATTTGTGAGGGAAATGTGGAGCAGGCTATAAAATTGCTTAGTGATTCTCTTCATGATCATCCCTACAATGCCCTCCTGTGGTTTTGTATGGCAGAATACTGTCTGCAAACGACAAAGGCAAAAATTGGAAGCCGTTGTGCTCAAAAAGCTTTGTgttcaatacaatacaataataacTATGATTCTGCAAAAATACTAGCTACAGCCAGCATTGCTGAGCATATTGCTGGAAATAAGTCTAAAGCATTGACTCTGGCAAAGGGTGGCTTACATAAATATCCCCATCATTCTGAAATTTGGGCTGCACTTCTCTTTTCactcttgtcacataaaaattgGCTGGATAGAAAAGACTGGATGGTGGGTGCAGCTGTTCACATGAGACGACACCTTGATATCTCACGCCCATTGAGCAGATGGGTAAGTCTTGTTGAAAAAAAGCTAAGTAGATAA
- the LOC135071904 gene encoding tRNA (guanine-N(7)-)-methyltransferase: protein MALPQKKFYRQRAHSNPIADHCFDYPAHPDEYDWSTLYPILKDQPKEKQVEFLDVGCGYGGLLVTLSAMFPENIMLGLEIRVKVSDYVNDRIKALRIQDANSYQNIAVLRTNAMKYLPNFFRKGQLKKMFFLYPDPHFKKSKHKWRIINKWLLSEYAYVLAEEGIVYTITDVKDLHDWMVLHFEEHPLFVKISEEELKSDPIVEKLYESTEEGQKVTRNNGEKHLAVFKRIADNSNK, encoded by the exons ATGGCATTGCCTCAGAAGAAATTTTACCGTCAGCGTGCTCATTCTAACCCCATCGCTGATCATTGTTTTGACTA tCCAGCCCACCCTGATGAATATGACTGGTCTACTTTATATCCAATTTTAAAAGATCAACCCAAAGAAAAACAAGTGGAATTTTTAGATGTTGGTTGTGGATATGGAGGGCTTCTAG TTACACTGTCTGCAATGTTTCCTGAAAACATTATGTTGGGGCTGGAGATTCGAGTGAAAGTATCAGATTATGTCAATGATCGCATAAAAGCATTAAGAATCCAAGATGCTAACAGTTATCAAAACATTGCTGTACTGAGAACAAATGCCATGAAGTACTTGCCAAATTTTTTTCGGAAAGGACAA CTCAAAAAGATGTTCTTCTTGTATCCAGACCCACATTTTAAGAAGTCCAAACACAAATGGAGAATTATCAACAAATGGCTGCTCTCTGAATATGCATATGTCCTGGCTGAGGAA ggAATAGTGTACACTATTACTGATGTTAAAGATTTACATGATTGGATGGTATTGCATTTTGAAGAACACCCTTTATTTGTTAAAATATCTGAAGAAGAATTG AAATCAGACCCAATAGTAGAGAAGCTATATGAAAGTACAGAAGAAGGACAGAAAGTGACTAGGAATAATGGCGAAAAACATCTTGCTGTGTTTAAAAGGATTGCAGATAAtagtaataagtaa